From a region of the Castanea sativa cultivar Marrone di Chiusa Pesio chromosome 10, ASM4071231v1 genome:
- the LOC142612598 gene encoding protein KAKU4, whose translation MSTIFRSRRATEPRSGGKMVRPRRAAGARTPYERPKLANPDPENPNWLSRLIYSPTRTIATGAGKLLTNVFFPESSSSESESSSASSSADGSSSEDNIENDDGDISTRRTNKLMQKKDGSSEIIKHFRKEPQTAVGKSETKYLIEQLLMQETFSREECDRLIMIVKSRVMDCPTTEHAEDGGPDIDTPHLCSTAVMEAKKWLKEKKLTNSKLELDHGTCTSNSLMPLLATEDQVGSPADMAKSYMRARPPWASPSAKHVELKSPSPIGMQLFEEETPYSIGGNSASSSKLKRESPATGSWNIQEEIRRVRSKATEEMLRTLPSSKIDWPALTLGHKSSPNSLAAEKLEDVSLTQDGPQKEALLHNPAIIISEQNQDLEATWITEGKEVDPGLLDGMEGILSYGERIQSLEVIKTVSPGDAGAGNVDELKDTIVTSELHNSIVEGTLPDSALHEENFLTSKEVAGKASAFAGDVFPSSGSSLIAGQDTEQVPMPVNEEDNCISSSHDKVATGAPLEETCEFLSEASMEVPTNINENEAIANDSQNSSSMRYEELSQDLSQPISKNDMVDKTSDVVKKQQGNKMSRYNRRGRPRGIRGRGK comes from the exons ATGTCCACCATTTTCAGATCTCGCCGAGCCACCGAGCCACGATCGGGAGGCAAGATGGTGCGGCCGAGGCGAGCCGCGGGTGCGAGGACTCCGTACGAGCGGCCAAAACTGGCCAATCCGGACCCTGAAAACCCTAATTGGCTCTCCAGGCTCATCTACTCTCCTACTCGTACAATCGCTACTGGTGCTGGAAAGTTATTGACCAATGTTTTCTTTCCCGAGTCTTCTTCGTCCGAGTCCGAGTCCTCTTCTGCTTCGTCTTCCGCTGACGGTTCTAGCTCCG agGATAATATTGAGAATGATGATGGTGATATCTCTACTCGGAGGACTAATAAATTGATGCAG AAGAAGGATGGGTCATCAGAGATAATCAAGCACTTCAGGAAGGAGCCCCAGACAGCAGTTGGTAAGAGTGAGACTAAGTATTTAATTGAACAGTTACTCATGCAGGAGACCTTCTCGAG GGAAGAATGTGATCGATTGATAATGATTGTTAAATCAAGAGTTATGGATTGTCCTACTACTGAACATGCAGAGGATGGGGGACCAG ATATAGACACACCTCATCTCTGCAGTACGGCTGTTATGGAGGCAAAAAAATGGTTAAAGGAGAAAAAGTTGACAAATTCAAAGTTAGAGTTGGATCATGGAACCTGCACGTCAAATTCTCTTATGCCATTACTT GCGACTGAAGATCAAGTGGGTTCACCAGCAGATATGGCCAAATCATACATGCGGGCACGTCCTCCATGGGCATCTCCTTCTGCAAAGCATGTTGAATTGAAATCCCCATCACCAATAGGGATGCAGCTTTTTGAGGAAGAAACACCATATTCAATTGGTGGGAATTCTGCATCTTCATCTAAG CTGAAAAGGGAATCTCCGGCCACTGGCTCTTGGAATATCCAGGAGGAAATACGAAGAGTGCGATCAAAGGCAACAGAGGAGATGCTAAGGACTCTGCCATCCTCTAAAATTGATTGGCCTGCATTGACTTTAGGACATAAAAGTAGCCCAAATTCTTTAGCAGCTGAAAAACTAGAAGATG TTTCATTGACACAAGATGGGCCGCAAAAGGAAGCTTTGTTACACAACCCAGCAATTATCATTTCTGAACAAAATCAG GATTTGGAAGCTACTTGGATCACCGAGGGAAAAGAAGTTGATCCTG GTTTGCTGGATGGAATGGAAGGGATATTAAGCTATGGAGAAAGAATTCAGTCATTAGAAGTTATTAAGACTGTGTCACCCGG TGATGCTGGTGCTGGCAATGTTGATGAGCTTAAGGACACTATTGTGACGAGTGAGCTACATAACTCTATTGTTGAAGGAACCTTACCAG ATTCAGCATTACATGAAGAAAACTTCTTAACATCAAAAGAAGTGGCTGGAAAAGCAAGTGCATTTGCTGGTGATGTTTTCCCTTCTTCAGGATCTAG CTTGATTGCAGGACAGGATACAGAACAAGTTCCCATGCCAGTTAATGAGGAAGACAACTGCATTAGTTCAAGCCATGATAAGGTAGCTACAGGTGCCCCCCTGGAAGAAACTTGTGAGTTTTTGAGTGAAGCTTCCATGGAGGTCCcaacaaatataaatgaaaatgagGCCATTGCCAATGACTCCCAAAACAGTTCTAGCATGCGGTATGAAGAGTTGTCACAGGACCTGTCTCAgccaatttcaaaaaatgataTGGTGGACAAGACCAGCGACGTTGTTAAGAAGCAACAAGGAAACAAAATGAGCAGATATAATAGGAGGGGCAGACCCAGGGGAATCAGGGGTAGGGGTAAATGA
- the LOC142612599 gene encoding COP9 signalosome complex subunit 5a-like — protein MEPFPSSVIAQKTWELENNIITVDPPSSSSSSSTTAAAPPPTTTATTSPDPASDAIFYYDESAQAKFQQEKPWANDPHYFKRVKISALALLKMVVHARSGGTIEVMGLMQGKTDGDAIIVMDAFALPVEGTETRVNAQADAYEYMVDYSQTNKQAGRLENVVGWYHSHPGYGCWLSGIDVSTQMLNQQFQEPFLAVVIDPTRTVSAGKVEIGAFRTYPEGYKPPDEPVSEYQTIPLNKIEDFGVHCKQYYSLDITYFKSSLDCHLLDLLWNKYWVNTLSSSPLLGNGDYVAGQISDLAEKLEQAENQLSHSRFGPLIAPPPRKKEEESQLAKITRDSAKITVEQVHGLMSQVIKDILFNSVRQSNRSSSEPSGPEPMIET, from the exons atggaGCCCTTTCCATCATCAGTAATAGCCCAAAAAACATGGGAGCTAGAGAACAACATAATCACCGTAGACCCtccttcttcatcatcatcatcatcaacaacagcagcagcaccaccaccaacaacgacGGCGACGACGAGTCCGGACCCAGCGTCCGACGCAATATTCTATTACGACGAATCGGCACAGGCCAAGTTCCAGCAAGAGAAACCCTGGGCCAATGATCCTCACTACTTCAAGCGCGTCAAGATCTCCGCACTCGCGCTGCTCAAGATGGTGGTCCACGCGCGCTCCGGCGGTACCATCGAGGTCATGGGCCTCATGCAAGGAAAAACCGACGGCGATGCGATTATCGTGATGGACGCTTTTGCTTTGCCCGTGGAAGGGACGGAGACTAGGGTTAATGCTCAGGCTGATGCGTACGAGTATATGGTTGATTATTCTCAGACTAACAAGCAG GCTGGACGGTTGGAGAACGTGGTTGGCTGGTACCATTCCCATCCTGGCTATGGATGCTGGCTTTCGGGTATTGATGTTTCAACACAAATGCTAAACCAGCAATTTCAGGAGCCTTTTTTGGCAGTTGTTATTGATCCAACAAGGACTGTCTCTGCTGGAAAAGTTGAGATTGGGGCATTCAGGACATATCCAGAGGGATATAAGCCTCCAGATGAACCTGTCTCTGAGTATCAGACCATCCCTTTGAATAAGATTGAAGACTTTGGTGTACACTGTAAACAG TACTATTCTTTGGATATCACTTACTTTAAGTCTTCTCTTGATTGCCACCTCCTGGATCTGCTATGGAACAAGTATTGGGTGAATACTCTTTCATCTTCACCTTTATTGGGTAATGGAGACTACGTTGCAGGACAAATCTCTGATCTAG CTGAAAAGCTGGAGCAGGCAGAGAACCAACTATCTCACTCCCGCTTTGGGCCACTGATAGCACCCCctccaagaaagaaagag GAAGAGTCTCAGCTTGCTAAGATTACTCGGGACAGTGCAAAGATAACTGTGGAGCAGGTTCATGGTCTAATGTCACAG GTTATCAAGGATATCCTTTTCAACTCAGTGAGACAATCGAACAGGTCTAGCTCAGAGCCATCTGGCCCTGAACCAATGATTGAAACCTGA